From the Roseibium sp. HPY-6 genome, one window contains:
- a CDS encoding CreA family protein, whose protein sequence is MRFCSAAALVLASLILGTGSVLASDEPDLIFKKSTVWKFLTPDHKLATYAIDDPLVEGVACHFTVPEKGGVSGWLGVAEEVSDVSLACRQVGPVTIKETFEQGEEMFRQRRSFMFKKMQIVRGCDEKRNVLVYLVYSDKLIEGSPKNSTSTVPLMPWGDKAPPKCADFVTN, encoded by the coding sequence ATGCGTTTTTGTTCTGCCGCCGCCCTCGTTCTTGCCAGCCTCATTCTGGGCACAGGGTCTGTCCTGGCATCGGACGAGCCGGATTTGATTTTCAAGAAATCGACGGTTTGGAAATTTCTGACGCCTGATCACAAGCTGGCCACCTACGCAATTGACGATCCTCTGGTGGAAGGTGTCGCCTGTCACTTTACCGTTCCGGAAAAAGGGGGCGTGTCAGGATGGCTCGGTGTCGCTGAAGAAGTCTCAGATGTATCGTTGGCCTGTCGCCAGGTCGGTCCGGTGACCATCAAGGAAACGTTCGAGCAGGGCGAGGAAATGTTTCGCCAGCGCAGGTCTTTCATGTTCAAGAAAATGCAGATCGTGCGTGGCTGTGACGAAAAACGGAACGTGCTGGTCTATCTTGTTTATTCGGACAAACTGATAGAAGGCAGCCCGAAAAACTCCACTTCCACTGTGCCGCTGATGCCATGGGGCGACAAGGCGCCTCCAAAATGCGCGGATTTCGTGACCAACTGA
- the cysS gene encoding cysteine--tRNA ligase, giving the protein MSAAETKRSGTIKGLKITNTLTREKEDFQAIDDENVRLYVCGPTVYDYAHIGNARPVIVFDVLNRLLRHVYGPAHVTYVRNITDVDDKINARALRDHPDLPLNDAIALVTKRTTDQFHKDIQALSVLPPDHEPRATQHIDGMIEMIRRLIDKGHAYAAEGEVLFDTASMPDYGGLSKRKLDEQIAGARIAVDAHKKNPGDFVLWKLSSDKEPGWESPWGRGRPGWHIECSVMSAHHLGDVFDIHGGGLDLIFPHHENEIAQSCCANDTKKMANYWMHNGFLQVEGKKMSKSVGNFFTIQELLETENFGGRTWPGEVLRMAMLMTNYREPIDFSKRKLEEAENLLSKWPDLVETDAEATPIVVDALLDDLNTAAAIQALHALAGEAARDPSKLETYSASAALLGLSPVQADLSSVDSDGVEDAVARRLAALKEKDWALADEIRADLSSQGIVLKDSKDSETGERITTWEVQR; this is encoded by the coding sequence ATGAGCGCCGCTGAGACGAAAAGATCCGGCACTATCAAGGGCTTGAAGATCACCAACACGCTGACGCGTGAGAAGGAGGATTTTCAGGCCATCGATGATGAGAACGTGCGCCTTTATGTCTGCGGACCCACCGTGTACGACTACGCCCATATCGGCAATGCGCGTCCGGTCATCGTCTTCGATGTCCTCAACCGGCTTTTGCGACACGTCTACGGTCCCGCGCATGTCACTTATGTGCGCAACATCACGGATGTGGATGACAAGATCAACGCACGAGCATTGCGCGATCATCCCGACCTTCCGCTGAACGATGCAATCGCATTGGTCACAAAGCGGACGACGGATCAGTTCCACAAAGACATCCAGGCACTGAGCGTTCTGCCTCCCGATCATGAACCGCGTGCCACCCAGCACATCGACGGCATGATCGAGATGATCCGGCGGCTGATCGATAAAGGTCATGCATATGCCGCCGAGGGCGAGGTGCTGTTCGATACGGCATCGATGCCGGACTACGGCGGTCTGTCAAAACGCAAGCTGGACGAACAGATTGCTGGCGCGCGCATCGCCGTTGATGCACACAAGAAGAACCCTGGTGACTTTGTTCTCTGGAAACTTTCCTCCGACAAAGAGCCGGGTTGGGAAAGTCCGTGGGGACGTGGCCGGCCCGGATGGCACATCGAGTGCTCGGTCATGAGCGCTCATCATCTTGGAGACGTTTTCGACATTCATGGCGGTGGTCTGGATCTGATCTTCCCGCACCATGAAAACGAGATCGCACAGTCCTGCTGCGCGAATGACACCAAGAAAATGGCCAATTACTGGATGCACAACGGCTTTTTGCAGGTCGAAGGGAAGAAGATGTCCAAATCCGTGGGCAACTTCTTCACGATTCAGGAGTTGCTGGAGACAGAGAATTTCGGCGGCCGCACATGGCCCGGCGAAGTGTTGCGCATGGCCATGCTCATGACGAACTACCGTGAGCCGATCGACTTTTCCAAACGCAAGCTGGAAGAGGCGGAGAACCTTCTGTCGAAGTGGCCGGATCTGGTCGAAACCGATGCGGAGGCTACGCCTATCGTCGTCGATGCTCTTCTGGATGACCTCAATACCGCCGCTGCGATCCAGGCCCTGCATGCTCTGGCAGGCGAGGCTGCGAGGGACCCGTCGAAATTGGAGACATATTCGGCAAGTGCAGCGCTTTTGGGCCTGTCACCTGTACAGGCGGATCTGAGCAGCGTCGACAGCGACGGCGTCGAGGACGCCGTGGCGCGGCGGCTTGCCGCTTTGAAGGAGAAGGACTGGGCCCTGGCCGACGAAATCCGCGCTGATCTGTCGTCTCAGGGAATTGTTCTAAAGGATTCAAAAGACTCTGAAACCGGAGAACGGATAACGACCTGGGAGGTCCAGCGGTGA
- a CDS encoding sugar transporter — translation MLNRFFVILFLAIVLGGPFAAIIAITDGTKAFGNDLQHKSLCLLKGAGCGDGNIIVTVAGRI, via the coding sequence ATGTTGAACCGCTTCTTTGTTATTCTTTTCCTGGCCATCGTCCTCGGTGGACCTTTCGCCGCGATCATTGCAATAACCGACGGGACCAAGGCGTTCGGCAACGACCTGCAGCACAAAAGCCTGTGTCTGCTGAAGGGTGCCGGGTGCGGTGACGGCAATATCATCGTTACCGTCGCAGGCCGTATTTAA
- a CDS encoding DUF2865 domain-containing protein, giving the protein MARHSKARSVRIAQAAGVLAALLLPLNAAYAATCAALKSELRQLESAPRAQSPATVKWSTAKRQQEKAISAATRDARHFGCSRNPTAKCQDLNQKIKRMKSNLSAIERQLSKAGGGASKKNTRRIRQVRAALERQSCNAPKSQRQRQASSQRPVNAEKPKSLLARLFNPESKTQQTSARTGDREISSVRSQRKRDATRPRLPSGSAFRTLCVRTCDGYFFPVSFSTGKSQFANDEARCSEICPAAPTELYIYRNPGGDQSQMTSLAGIPYADQPFAFRYKSEFVEGCSCRQSKQAKTRSAWSEVGTSSGQRLFFADISAGLPRRTQQPSLGSTFEEEREKPSALAMTPLLPAHLPRYDDPGTLFNLEKGFDVTSVAAFAQERVATASKADDSEFASEDGFPLLTLRRTDEDSIEAVSASPVFKTEDPGYQPAPERSSPVRVVGPEYFVAQ; this is encoded by the coding sequence ATGGCGCGGCACTCAAAAGCCAGGTCTGTCAGGATTGCGCAAGCCGCAGGCGTGCTTGCAGCGCTCCTGCTGCCACTCAACGCAGCCTACGCGGCCACCTGTGCAGCTTTGAAGTCCGAATTGCGGCAACTGGAATCCGCGCCAAGAGCCCAATCGCCTGCGACTGTCAAATGGTCTACTGCGAAAAGACAACAGGAAAAAGCCATCTCAGCTGCAACGCGGGATGCAAGACACTTCGGGTGTTCGCGAAATCCGACCGCCAAGTGCCAGGATCTCAACCAGAAAATCAAACGCATGAAGTCCAACCTGTCTGCGATCGAGCGTCAGCTGAGCAAGGCGGGCGGCGGCGCAAGCAAAAAGAACACCAGGCGTATTCGCCAGGTGCGAGCGGCGCTCGAAAGACAAAGCTGCAATGCGCCGAAATCGCAGCGGCAGCGGCAGGCTTCGTCCCAGAGGCCGGTGAACGCAGAAAAGCCGAAATCGCTTCTGGCACGCCTCTTCAATCCTGAGTCAAAGACCCAACAGACGTCGGCAAGAACCGGAGACAGAGAAATCTCCTCCGTGAGGTCACAGCGTAAGCGGGACGCCACAAGACCGCGCCTGCCGTCCGGCAGTGCCTTTCGCACGTTGTGCGTTCGCACCTGCGACGGTTACTTCTTTCCGGTGAGTTTTTCGACGGGCAAAAGCCAGTTTGCAAACGATGAAGCGCGCTGTTCTGAAATCTGCCCGGCAGCCCCGACGGAGCTGTATATCTACCGCAATCCGGGCGGAGACCAGTCTCAAATGACGTCGCTCGCGGGAATACCCTATGCGGACCAGCCCTTTGCATTCCGCTACAAGTCTGAATTTGTGGAAGGATGCAGCTGCCGCCAGTCCAAGCAGGCGAAAACGCGCTCCGCCTGGTCCGAAGTCGGGACGTCGTCAGGACAAAGGCTCTTTTTCGCCGATATCAGCGCAGGCCTTCCACGCCGCACACAGCAGCCGAGCCTCGGCAGTACATTTGAGGAAGAACGCGAAAAGCCGTCTGCCCTGGCGATGACGCCTTTGCTTCCCGCTCATTTGCCGCGCTATGACGACCCCGGTACGCTTTTCAATCTCGAGAAAGGCTTCGACGTCACGTCAGTAGCGGCATTCGCACAAGAGAGAGTGGCAACCGCATCGAAGGCAGATGATTCCGAATTTGCCTCCGAAGACGGTTTTCCCTTGTTAACGCTGCGCAGGACAGACGAAGATTCAATCGAGGCGGTATCTGCTTCGCCGGTCTTCAAGACTGAAGACCCTGGCTATCAGCCCGCACCGGAGCGATCCTCGCCGGTCAGGGTAGTCGGTCCAGAATATTTTGTCGCCCAATGA
- the gltX gene encoding glutamate--tRNA ligase: protein MTVTVRFAPSPTGHIHIGNSRPALFNWLFARKEGGRFILRFDDTDLERSKQEYAESIETDLHWLGIEPDVIERQSARVARYDEAAQKLKDAGLLYPCYETPDELERRRSRQRALGRPPVYDRAGLKQGDDERAAFENEGRKAHWRFVLPNHDGDPFETRRTDVSWTDLCRGDQTVDLASLSDPVLIRADGTYLYTLPSIVDDIDMGVSHVIRGEDHVANTGVQIAIFEALGASVPAFGHHNLLTTSDGEGLSKRKGALSIGSLRDEGLEPMSVASLAVLTGTSQAVEPLPNMGSLIAKFDLTNVSRSSAKFDPEELKSLNARLVHELPFAAVEARLSQMGIGGGAEFWEIVRGNCELVTDALALWKVVTGPVEGRVEEEDREFVAQAKALLPEGEVTEETWGAWTSALKSETGRKGRGLFMPLRRVLTGMDHGPDMKAMLPFIGRQNILDRLP from the coding sequence ATGACCGTAACTGTACGTTTCGCGCCGTCGCCGACCGGCCATATTCATATCGGCAACAGCCGGCCCGCACTCTTCAACTGGCTCTTCGCCAGGAAGGAAGGGGGCCGCTTTATCTTGCGTTTCGACGATACCGACCTGGAGCGCTCGAAACAGGAATATGCCGAATCCATCGAGACCGATTTACATTGGCTCGGCATCGAGCCCGATGTGATTGAGCGGCAATCGGCACGTGTCGCTCGGTACGATGAAGCGGCACAGAAACTGAAAGACGCCGGCCTTCTCTATCCGTGTTACGAGACGCCGGACGAACTTGAGCGCCGCCGGTCGCGTCAGCGCGCGCTTGGACGCCCGCCCGTGTATGACCGCGCCGGACTGAAGCAGGGTGACGATGAACGGGCTGCGTTCGAAAACGAAGGCAGAAAAGCGCACTGGCGCTTTGTGCTGCCCAATCACGACGGCGATCCCTTTGAAACCAGACGCACCGATGTGAGCTGGACGGATCTTTGCCGCGGAGATCAGACAGTTGACCTGGCGTCTCTGTCAGACCCGGTTTTGATCCGCGCGGACGGCACGTATCTCTATACGCTTCCATCCATTGTCGACGATATCGATATGGGAGTTTCGCATGTCATTCGCGGCGAGGATCATGTGGCGAACACAGGTGTTCAAATAGCCATATTCGAAGCGCTTGGCGCATCGGTGCCAGCTTTCGGCCACCACAATCTGCTGACGACGAGCGACGGCGAGGGGTTGTCGAAGCGTAAAGGTGCCTTGTCCATCGGTTCATTGCGCGACGAGGGTCTGGAGCCCATGTCGGTCGCTTCGCTCGCTGTCCTGACCGGAACAAGCCAGGCCGTCGAACCGCTTCCGAACATGGGTTCGCTGATAGCAAAATTCGATCTGACAAATGTCTCCCGGTCTTCTGCGAAATTCGACCCCGAAGAGCTGAAAAGCCTGAATGCCAGGCTCGTGCATGAGCTTCCCTTCGCTGCCGTGGAAGCGCGCCTGTCTCAAATGGGCATCGGTGGCGGTGCTGAGTTCTGGGAGATCGTGCGCGGAAATTGTGAATTGGTAACCGATGCACTGGCACTCTGGAAGGTTGTCACCGGACCGGTTGAAGGCAGGGTCGAGGAGGAGGACCGTGAGTTTGTCGCCCAGGCGAAGGCACTATTGCCCGAGGGCGAAGTGACCGAAGAGACCTGGGGTGCCTGGACCAGTGCTCTGAAATCGGAAACGGGGCGAAAGGGCCGCGGTCTGTTCATGCCGCTTCGGCGTGTGTTGACCGGTATGGATCACGGACCGGACATGAAGGCGATGCTGCCGTTCATTGGGCGACAAAATATTCTGGACCGACTACCCTGA
- a CDS encoding metalloregulator ArsR/SmtB family transcription factor, with protein MDYKTLEDKAESAADFLKMMASAPRLLLMCLVLEEERCVSELAEATGMRMPTVSQQLSLLRAQGLVSTRREGTTIYYRLSSEPVRDIMAMLYKHFCADAELPVAKHLEKLDAD; from the coding sequence ATGGATTACAAAACTCTCGAAGATAAAGCGGAATCCGCGGCAGACTTTCTAAAGATGATGGCATCTGCCCCTCGTCTGCTCCTGATGTGCCTCGTTCTGGAAGAAGAGCGCTGTGTCAGCGAACTCGCCGAAGCGACAGGTATGCGGATGCCCACCGTCTCTCAACAGCTGTCGTTGCTGCGCGCCCAGGGCCTCGTGTCCACGCGCCGGGAAGGCACAACCATCTATTACCGGCTTTCGAGCGAGCCGGTCAGAGACATCATGGCGATGCTCTACAAGCACTTTTGTGCCGACGCCGAATTGCCGGTCGCCAAACATCTGGAAAAGCTGGACGCAGACTAG
- a CDS encoding MBL fold metallo-hydrolase: MTNEPNNSELSPGANERFEELGRGCYAFSADGCSNTGVIVGERGVLIVDAQATPEFAGKVLEKVREKTDKPVKQVVLTHFHADSTLGATAFEAGEIVASDLTRRMMDTRGAEEILVARDRLPALFSGLPSMTGVSLPSMTIASSMSIDLGNMDVRVMHLGRGHTMGDVVVWVPGSAVIFAGDLVQSSAVPYCGDAHLADWPRALDRITAFRPTALMPGRGRSAVGASAVANAIENTRDFVTTLQEAASACVEQRLGLKDTFNAVKDALSPQFGSKDDFDLHLSFNVARAYDEALGLDQPQIWSRERCADLQDALDGVVTTAEPAEDETELPLSDQVLDDVEARITAELVSDNDFAASLLERQTSEETVEEETLDLSSNDIVGPEAPEDEAVEREADEHEADEPRMLMEAAR; encoded by the coding sequence ATGACGAACGAACCGAACAACTCCGAGCTTTCTCCTGGAGCGAACGAACGGTTCGAGGAACTTGGCCGCGGCTGCTACGCATTCAGCGCCGATGGTTGCTCGAACACGGGTGTTATTGTCGGTGAGCGGGGCGTACTGATCGTCGATGCTCAGGCGACGCCGGAATTTGCCGGCAAGGTGCTCGAAAAGGTCCGCGAAAAAACAGATAAGCCAGTCAAGCAGGTCGTGCTGACCCATTTTCACGCAGACAGCACGCTCGGGGCAACGGCTTTTGAAGCGGGCGAGATTGTTGCGTCCGATCTTACCCGGCGCATGATGGATACGCGCGGCGCTGAAGAAATCCTTGTCGCGCGGGACCGGCTACCCGCTCTTTTTTCTGGTCTTCCGTCAATGACCGGAGTCAGCCTGCCGAGCATGACGATCGCATCCTCCATGTCCATCGATCTGGGGAACATGGACGTGCGCGTGATGCACCTGGGCAGAGGTCACACCATGGGAGACGTCGTGGTGTGGGTCCCCGGAAGCGCCGTGATTTTCGCCGGTGATCTGGTTCAGTCTTCGGCTGTGCCGTATTGCGGCGATGCGCATCTGGCCGACTGGCCAAGAGCGCTTGACCGGATTACAGCTTTCCGTCCGACGGCGCTCATGCCCGGACGCGGGCGCTCCGCAGTTGGTGCGTCTGCCGTTGCAAATGCCATCGAAAACACGCGAGATTTCGTTACGACGCTGCAGGAAGCGGCTTCAGCCTGTGTGGAGCAGAGATTGGGCCTCAAGGACACGTTCAATGCGGTGAAGGACGCGTTGAGCCCGCAATTCGGTTCCAAAGACGATTTCGATCTCCATCTGTCGTTCAATGTTGCAAGGGCATATGACGAGGCACTCGGTCTGGATCAGCCGCAGATTTGGTCCCGTGAACGGTGCGCTGATTTGCAGGATGCGCTGGATGGCGTTGTGACGACGGCGGAGCCAGCAGAGGACGAAACAGAATTGCCGTTGTCCGATCAGGTTCTGGACGATGTGGAAGCAAGAATTACCGCGGAACTTGTCTCCGATAATGATTTTGCCGCCTCGTTGCTCGAAAGACAGACGAGTGAAGAGACGGTTGAAGAAGAAACCCTGGATCTTTCCTCCAACGATATTGTCGGTCCCGAAGCACCCGAAGACGAGGCAGTCGAAAGGGAAGCGGACGAGCATGAGGCTGATGAGCCAAGAATGCTCATGGAAGCAGCCCGCTAA
- a CDS encoding GFA family protein — protein sequence MSTGAREVLTGGCQCGAVRFRVEGPLGTASICHCRMCQKAFGAFYAPLVSVREETVLTWTRGEPKRFQSSNHVARGFCPECGTPLTYEAPDGVGIAIGAFDEPDKIAPVIQYGVEGKLPYADRMSEIPARTTEEDEETLVFLATIVSNQHPDHDTETWPQALPAASAEAQKTEN from the coding sequence GTGAGCACTGGTGCGAGAGAGGTGCTGACCGGCGGATGCCAGTGTGGCGCTGTCCGGTTTCGCGTTGAGGGGCCGCTCGGCACGGCCTCGATCTGCCATTGCCGGATGTGCCAGAAGGCGTTCGGGGCTTTTTACGCGCCGCTGGTCAGCGTGCGCGAAGAGACCGTCCTGACCTGGACCCGGGGTGAACCGAAGCGGTTTCAAAGTTCGAACCATGTCGCCCGCGGATTTTGTCCCGAATGCGGGACACCGCTTACCTATGAAGCCCCCGACGGGGTCGGCATTGCCATCGGTGCGTTCGATGAACCGGACAAGATCGCTCCAGTGATCCAGTACGGGGTGGAGGGCAAGCTTCCCTATGCTGACCGCATGAGCGAGATACCGGCGCGCACAACGGAAGAAGACGAGGAAACACTGGTGTTTCTGGCAACAATCGTTTCCAACCAGCATCCGGATCATGACACAGAAACCTGGCCGCAGGCTCTGCCTGCTGCGTCGGCTGAAGCACAAAAAACAGAAAACTAG
- a CDS encoding L,D-transpeptidase family protein, with protein sequence MMFQVAVIMRALWTGTPDAVKAAFSAQTQFRVFVALALHLTSTRLQYQGIRGGFHMVLPRSILRLTTGSALSVGLLLSALVSTPVSAEQTAQKTPPAQDGAATVAPEPATPIAIAIKAAMSDDLPDGLQSYYTERAFAPAWFDQSGLKERAHLAIAAMAEANEHALNPNNYAPLELAQLSETAQTPEDWARFDLELSRQFLRYATHLSSGRVQPNKINKALNLFPDRPDPKPFFENAEMTVDFSAFLDSLQPQSDNYARLKRRLSQYREKAAAGGFTSIPDGEVLKPGMTDPRIAVLRKRLVEEDIPGAAEHSGDTYDGSLVEAVKVFQDHHGLAKDGVIGNNTLARLNIPIQDKLIQMELNMERRRWMRDDLGEFYVFVNLADQNLKVVRSGKTIHTTRVVVGKPYHATPVFSDQLEYVEINPFWNVPYSIATKEYLPKLKQNPSALSRQNIRVFQDGSEVAATQVAWNSYSGRNFPFRLRQDPGDGNALGRIKFMFPNKFNIYIHDTPSKSLFSRAERAYSHGCIRASNPFALADVLLTDNNSTPGHWEQIRDSRKRTIIKPKVPIEVHLTYLTAWMNKDGSTHFRKDIYERDEVLLKALRKAMTENL encoded by the coding sequence ATGATGTTCCAAGTGGCCGTCATCATGCGGGCTTTATGGACCGGAACGCCGGACGCGGTCAAGGCTGCATTTAGCGCGCAGACCCAATTCAGGGTCTTCGTGGCGTTGGCGCTACACCTGACATCGACTAGACTTCAGTACCAGGGAATCAGAGGGGGATTTCATATGGTGTTGCCGCGTTCGATACTTCGTCTTACGACCGGGTCCGCTTTGTCTGTGGGTTTGTTGCTTTCAGCCCTCGTCTCGACACCTGTCAGTGCTGAACAAACCGCTCAGAAGACCCCTCCGGCACAAGATGGTGCTGCGACCGTAGCGCCGGAACCTGCGACACCGATCGCGATTGCGATCAAGGCAGCGATGTCCGATGACCTTCCAGATGGACTTCAGAGCTACTACACAGAGCGGGCATTTGCGCCCGCCTGGTTTGATCAATCCGGTCTGAAAGAAAGAGCTCATCTGGCGATCGCCGCTATGGCCGAAGCCAATGAACATGCCTTGAACCCGAACAATTATGCCCCGCTCGAGCTTGCGCAACTTTCCGAAACCGCGCAAACGCCAGAAGACTGGGCTCGGTTCGATCTGGAGCTTTCGCGCCAGTTTCTGCGCTATGCCACGCATCTATCCTCCGGGCGTGTGCAGCCCAACAAGATCAACAAGGCGCTGAATCTTTTCCCGGACAGGCCGGATCCGAAACCGTTTTTCGAAAATGCGGAAATGACCGTCGACTTCAGCGCCTTTCTGGACAGCTTGCAGCCACAGTCCGACAATTATGCACGTCTGAAGCGCCGTCTTTCGCAATATCGGGAAAAGGCTGCAGCGGGCGGGTTCACCTCGATCCCGGATGGCGAAGTGCTGAAACCCGGCATGACCGATCCGCGCATCGCGGTCTTGCGGAAACGCCTCGTCGAGGAAGACATTCCAGGCGCGGCTGAGCATTCGGGAGACACTTATGATGGGTCTCTTGTCGAGGCTGTGAAAGTGTTTCAGGACCACCACGGCCTGGCAAAGGACGGGGTTATCGGCAACAACACGCTTGCGCGCCTCAACATTCCAATTCAGGACAAGCTCATCCAGATGGAACTCAACATGGAGCGCCGCCGCTGGATGCGGGACGACCTCGGGGAGTTCTATGTGTTCGTGAACCTCGCGGACCAGAATCTCAAGGTAGTACGCAGTGGCAAGACGATCCACACGACACGTGTCGTTGTCGGCAAGCCGTACCACGCCACACCCGTCTTTTCCGATCAGCTGGAATATGTCGAGATCAATCCGTTCTGGAATGTGCCCTACTCGATCGCAACGAAGGAATACCTGCCGAAGCTGAAGCAAAACCCTTCAGCACTCAGCCGCCAGAATATCCGGGTCTTTCAAGATGGCAGCGAGGTCGCGGCGACACAGGTTGCCTGGAACAGCTATTCCGGCCGCAACTTTCCCTTTCGGCTGCGCCAGGACCCCGGCGACGGCAACGCGCTCGGACGGATCAAGTTCATGTTTCCGAACAAGTTCAACATCTACATCCACGATACGCCTTCAAAGTCGCTATTTTCACGCGCCGAGCGGGCCTACAGCCACGGCTGCATCCGGGCCTCGAACCCGTTTGCGCTCGCGGACGTCCTGTTGACCGACAACAATTCCACGCCCGGTCACTGGGAGCAGATACGCGACAGCCGGAAGCGCACAATCATCAAGCCCAAAGTCCCCATAGAAGTGCATCTGACCTATTTGACGGCCTGGATGAACAAGGATGGGTCGACCCATTTCCGAAAAGACATTTACGAGCGGGACGAGGTGCTTCTAAAGGCGTTGCGCAAGGCAATGACGGAAAACCTCTGA
- a CDS encoding MarR family winged helix-turn-helix transcriptional regulator translates to MSQKAGSPRLPDAGDDGERPVLELNRFLPYQLNHLAETVSRSFSKIYAEKYGIGIPEWRVIAMLGERGAMTARDISVATSMHKTKVSRAVAALENRDFVIRVKNPEDMREQTLRLTATGTSVYEDLIPKALAYSNELQSALTSEQRLLLNDVFERLHEAVKQRDET, encoded by the coding sequence ATGTCTCAGAAAGCAGGTTCCCCCAGATTACCGGACGCAGGGGATGACGGTGAAAGACCTGTCCTGGAGCTCAACCGGTTTTTGCCGTACCAGCTCAATCATCTCGCCGAGACCGTCAGCCGGTCCTTTTCAAAGATTTATGCCGAAAAGTACGGGATCGGCATACCTGAGTGGCGTGTCATTGCGATGCTGGGCGAACGCGGGGCGATGACGGCTCGCGACATAAGCGTGGCAACATCCATGCACAAAACAAAAGTCAGCAGAGCGGTTGCCGCTCTGGAAAACCGCGACTTTGTCATAAGGGTCAAGAACCCGGAAGACATGCGCGAGCAGACACTTAGGCTGACGGCAACCGGAACGTCGGTCTACGAAGATCTCATTCCCAAAGCGCTTGCCTACTCCAACGAACTGCAAAGCGCCCTCACCAGCGAGCAAAGGCTCTTGCTAAATGACGTGTTCGAACGCCTTCACGAGGCGGTGAAGCAGCGAGACGAAACTTGA